The Burkholderia cepacia genomic interval AGCGGCGGCCCGGTGCCGTTGTCCTTCCAGCGGTCGCCCCAGGCCATCAGCGCGAGCAGCGCAGGGTACAGGTCGCGGCCTTTCTCGGTCAGCCGGTATTCGAAACGCGGCGGGCGTTCCTGGTACGCGCGCTTGGCCAGCACGCCTTCGTCGACGAGCCGCGCGAGCCGCTCCGCCAGCACATGGCGGGTGAGGCCGAGCTGGGCCTGGAACGCGTCGAAGCGGCGGCAGCCGAGGAACGCGTTGCGGAGGATCAGCATGGTCCAGCGGTCGCCGAGCACGGCAAGCGTGCGCGCGAGCGAACAGTTCAGCGTGCCGATGTCATCCCATTTCATCGTCGAGTCTCGTCAGTCGGTTCAGCGTATTGGCGGGTTCGATTATAGAACTGACCCTCGGAAGGATCGGGCGGACCAGCGTTGACAGCAGGGTTCTCGCCATGAATAATCAGTTCCAATTTGGAACTTACTCGCGCGGCAACGCGCTTTCAATCAGGAGACGAACTGATGAATCCGCTTTCGATGTCCGGTATCGAGTTATTGCGCGCCGCCGCAGTGGGCGACGTGCCGCTCGCATCGATTTCCGAGACGATCCCGATGCGTCCGCTCGACGTCGAGCTCGGTTATGTGAAGTTTTCGGCGCGGGCGGACGGCAGGCACCTGAATCCGCTCGGCGGCGTGCACGGCG includes:
- a CDS encoding winged helix-turn-helix transcriptional regulator, which encodes MKWDDIGTLNCSLARTLAVLGDRWTMLILRNAFLGCRRFDAFQAQLGLTRHVLAERLARLVDEGVLAKRAYQERPPRFEYRLTEKGRDLYPALLALMAWGDRWKDNGTGPPLQLRHRTCGHLMHAVTVCSACGEPLDARDVQPEAGPGWVAPSHETEASGE